A single Blastococcus colisei DNA region contains:
- a CDS encoding ANTAR domain-containing protein yields the protein MQSPAGSEAAGDLVEGLSLADLVAEEFGVLTEPDRTARRSARGPGGAGDAPLDPAAARVAELERTVAQLEHALAARVSTERAIGVLAERHGTSARTAFEALRRDARSQGRPVAELAREVLDGLSDGSAAAPPPADAASAGTPPPPSGRSVPTPGRRRPGSVVAAVIPPAPRPAPGPAAVVPADGAS from the coding sequence GTGCAGTCCCCCGCCGGCAGCGAGGCGGCCGGGGACCTGGTGGAAGGGCTCTCCCTGGCCGACCTCGTGGCCGAGGAGTTCGGCGTCCTGACCGAGCCCGACCGCACCGCTCGCCGATCGGCCCGTGGGCCCGGCGGCGCCGGTGACGCACCGCTGGACCCGGCCGCGGCACGCGTGGCCGAACTCGAACGCACCGTCGCCCAGCTCGAGCACGCGCTGGCCGCCCGCGTGTCCACCGAGCGTGCGATCGGCGTCCTCGCCGAGCGGCACGGCACCAGTGCCCGAACGGCGTTCGAGGCGCTGCGCCGTGACGCCCGGTCCCAGGGCCGCCCCGTGGCGGAGCTGGCGCGCGAGGTGCTCGACGGCCTGAGCGACGGCTCCGCCGCGGCGCCTCCGCCCGCGGACGCGGCGTCGGCCGGAACCCCGCCACCGCCCTCCGGCCGGTCCGTCCCGACCCCGGGTCGGCGCCGGCCGGGCTCGGTCGTCGCTGCCGTGATCCCGCCGGCCCCCCGGCCCGCTCCGGGACCCGCGGCCGTCGTTCCCGCGGACGGCGCTTCCTGA
- a CDS encoding zinc-dependent metalloprotease has translation MSDVPFGFGPSDRDPERREPGQGGNPGDPFGLGALFGGIAGGGSPEDLLGKMPLFAELQKLMNWSGGPVNWDLARQGAISQLAAGHQPSSDAERTAVAEALRLADLWLDQVTELPSGIERTAAWSRVEWVEQTLPAWGALIDPLAEKVVAAMTSALPQEAAMAFGPVAGIMGRMGGLMFGAQVGQALGRLADEVITSTDVGLPLAPAGTGVLVPQNVSAFAAGLDRPADEVRLFLALREAASQRLFAHVPWLRQQLQDAVHAYARGITIDREAIEQKLGEAMSGMEGGIDPSNPESIQQLLGSGVLEPEETPEQQMALRRLETLLALVEGWVDTVVAEAAKDRLPGHSALAETMRRRRASGGPAEQTFATLVGLELRPRRLRDAATVWGAMTQQHGADVRDRLWSHPDLLPTSDDLDEPLDFVARQGLDDELAALTADDADAREQPGTEAGGDSGDDGSEGPGGEGRPSQDGV, from the coding sequence ATGAGTGACGTGCCGTTCGGCTTCGGACCGTCCGACCGCGACCCCGAGCGCCGGGAGCCCGGTCAGGGCGGTAACCCCGGTGACCCCTTCGGGCTGGGTGCCCTGTTCGGCGGCATCGCCGGCGGCGGCTCCCCGGAAGACCTGCTCGGCAAGATGCCGCTGTTCGCCGAGCTGCAGAAGCTGATGAACTGGTCCGGCGGCCCGGTCAACTGGGACCTCGCCCGCCAGGGCGCCATCAGCCAGCTGGCGGCCGGCCACCAGCCGTCGTCGGACGCCGAGCGAACCGCCGTCGCCGAGGCGTTGCGGTTGGCCGACCTCTGGCTCGACCAGGTGACCGAGCTGCCCTCGGGCATCGAGCGCACCGCCGCCTGGTCGCGCGTCGAGTGGGTCGAGCAGACGCTGCCGGCCTGGGGCGCGCTCATCGATCCGCTCGCGGAGAAGGTCGTCGCGGCGATGACCAGCGCGCTCCCGCAGGAAGCGGCCATGGCGTTCGGGCCGGTCGCCGGGATCATGGGCCGAATGGGTGGGCTGATGTTCGGCGCCCAGGTCGGCCAGGCACTCGGCAGGCTGGCCGACGAGGTCATCACCAGCACCGACGTCGGGCTGCCCCTGGCCCCGGCGGGCACCGGAGTGCTCGTCCCGCAGAACGTGTCCGCCTTCGCGGCCGGTCTCGACCGGCCCGCCGACGAGGTCCGGCTGTTCCTCGCCCTTCGCGAGGCCGCCTCCCAGCGTCTGTTCGCCCACGTCCCGTGGCTGCGTCAGCAGCTGCAGGATGCGGTGCACGCCTACGCCCGTGGCATCACCATCGACCGCGAGGCGATCGAGCAGAAGCTCGGCGAGGCGATGTCCGGGATGGAAGGGGGCATCGATCCGAGCAACCCGGAGAGCATCCAGCAGTTGCTGGGCAGCGGCGTCCTCGAGCCGGAGGAGACCCCGGAGCAGCAGATGGCGCTGCGTCGGCTGGAGACCCTGCTCGCGCTGGTCGAGGGGTGGGTCGACACCGTCGTCGCCGAGGCGGCCAAGGACCGGCTGCCCGGGCATTCGGCGCTCGCCGAGACGATGCGCCGCCGCCGCGCCTCCGGCGGTCCGGCGGAGCAGACGTTCGCCACCCTCGTCGGGCTCGAGCTGCGCCCGCGGCGGCTGCGCGACGCGGCGACGGTGTGGGGCGCGATGACCCAGCAGCACGGAGCCGACGTCCGCGACCGGCTCTGGTCGCACCCCGACCTGCTGCCCACGTCCGACGACCTCGACGAGCCGCTGGACTTCGTCGCGCGCCAGGGCCTGGACGACGAGCTGGCGGCGCTCACCGCGGACGACGCCGACGCTCGCGAGCAGCCCGGCACCGAGGCCGGCGGCGACTCCGGCGACGACGGGAGCGAAGGGCCCGGCGGCGAGGGGCGGCCCAGCCAGGACGGCGTCTAG
- a CDS encoding ATP-dependent helicase produces the protein MSQTESVRHGTEPASRAESVLAALDEEQREAAQAVVGPVCILAGAGTGKTRTITHRIAYGVHTGVYVPEQVLAVTFTARAAGELRGRLAALDVGGVQARTFHAAAMRQLRYFAPRVLGGPMPSLVENKLRLVATAASRSRLSTDRTSLRDLASEIEWAKTTLATPDDYPARAEAAGREPPFDAAAVAAVYASYESAKQRDGALDFEDLLLVTAFAIEEHPQVAREVRTQYRHFVVDEYQDVNPLQQRLLDAWLGGRAEVCVVGDPNQTIYSFTGADPDYLLGFADRYPDAAVVKLERDYRSTPQVVGLANRLIGQAPKRKGLPGLRLLGQRPDAGEPTFHEYPDEPAEAAAVAAKCNALIDSGMPAAEIAVLFRINAQSQVYEAALADVGVPYVLKGGERFFERPEVREAVLLLRGAAAGGSDPGALVPTVRDVLASVGWAEHRPPAGGAARDRWQSLAALVDLAVDLVAEDPTLDLAGFVGHLAERANAQHAPTVQGVTLASMHAAKGLEWDVVFVVGLVDGVVPIAQSLSRPAAVEEERRLLYVAVTRAREHLSLSWSLGRNPGAKRARPRSRFLDGLAPGSGPTAPVARRPAKRAKVVLEGEAGELFERLRAWRSQAAQSASVPAYVVFTDATLQAIAETRPSTLRELSGLPGIGARKLELYGEDVLAAVSG, from the coding sequence ATGTCGCAGACGGAATCCGTACGTCACGGTACCGAGCCGGCCTCCCGCGCGGAGTCCGTCCTGGCCGCGCTCGACGAGGAGCAGCGCGAAGCCGCGCAGGCGGTCGTCGGGCCGGTGTGCATCCTCGCGGGTGCCGGCACCGGCAAGACCCGCACGATCACCCACCGGATCGCCTACGGCGTCCACACCGGTGTCTACGTGCCTGAGCAGGTCCTCGCGGTGACGTTCACCGCGCGCGCCGCCGGCGAGCTCCGTGGCCGGCTGGCGGCACTGGACGTCGGCGGCGTGCAGGCGCGGACCTTCCACGCCGCGGCGATGCGGCAACTGCGCTACTTCGCGCCGCGGGTGCTGGGCGGCCCCATGCCGTCGCTGGTCGAGAACAAGCTGCGCCTGGTGGCCACCGCCGCTTCCCGGTCCCGGCTGTCCACCGACCGCACCAGCCTGCGCGACCTGGCCAGCGAGATCGAGTGGGCGAAGACCACGCTCGCCACGCCGGACGACTACCCGGCCCGCGCGGAGGCCGCCGGCCGGGAACCGCCGTTCGACGCCGCCGCGGTCGCCGCCGTGTACGCCAGCTACGAATCGGCCAAGCAGCGCGACGGGGCGCTGGACTTCGAGGACCTCCTGCTGGTGACCGCCTTCGCGATCGAGGAGCACCCGCAGGTCGCCCGCGAGGTGCGCACCCAGTACCGCCACTTCGTCGTCGACGAGTACCAGGACGTCAACCCGCTGCAGCAGCGGCTGCTCGACGCCTGGCTCGGCGGTCGGGCCGAGGTCTGCGTGGTCGGCGACCCGAACCAGACGATCTACTCCTTCACCGGCGCCGATCCGGACTACCTGCTCGGCTTCGCCGACCGCTATCCCGACGCGGCAGTGGTCAAGCTGGAGCGGGACTACCGCTCCACCCCGCAGGTCGTCGGACTGGCCAACCGGTTGATCGGCCAGGCGCCCAAGCGCAAGGGTCTCCCCGGCCTCCGCCTGCTCGGTCAGCGCCCCGACGCCGGCGAGCCGACCTTCCACGAGTACCCCGACGAGCCGGCCGAGGCGGCCGCGGTGGCCGCGAAGTGCAATGCGCTGATCGACTCCGGGATGCCGGCGGCGGAGATCGCCGTGCTCTTCCGCATCAACGCCCAGTCCCAGGTCTACGAGGCGGCGCTGGCCGACGTCGGGGTGCCGTACGTGCTCAAGGGCGGCGAGCGGTTCTTCGAGCGGCCCGAGGTCCGTGAGGCGGTGCTGCTGCTGCGGGGCGCGGCCGCGGGGGGCAGTGATCCGGGCGCCCTCGTGCCGACCGTCCGCGACGTCCTCGCGTCGGTGGGCTGGGCCGAGCACCGGCCGCCGGCCGGCGGCGCGGCCCGCGACCGCTGGCAGTCCCTGGCCGCCCTCGTCGACCTCGCCGTCGACCTGGTGGCCGAGGACCCGACCCTCGACCTCGCCGGGTTCGTCGGGCATCTCGCCGAGCGGGCCAACGCCCAGCACGCACCCACCGTCCAGGGCGTGACGCTCGCGTCGATGCACGCGGCCAAGGGCCTGGAGTGGGACGTCGTCTTCGTCGTCGGACTGGTCGACGGGGTGGTGCCGATCGCCCAGTCGCTGAGCCGGCCGGCCGCGGTCGAGGAGGAGCGCCGGCTGCTCTACGTCGCCGTGACCCGTGCCCGTGAGCACCTCTCGCTCTCCTGGTCGCTGGGCCGCAACCCCGGGGCCAAGCGGGCGCGCCCGCGCAGCCGGTTCCTGGACGGCCTGGCTCCGGGGTCCGGGCCCACCGCCCCGGTGGCCCGTCGGCCGGCCAAGCGGGCCAAGGTGGTCCTGGAGGGGGAGGCGGGGGAGCTCTTCGAGCGGCTCCGCGCATGGCGCAGCCAGGCGGCGCAGTCGGCGTCGGTGCCGGCGTACGTGGTCTTCACCGATGCGACGCTGCAGGCGATCGCCGAGACCCGGCCGTCGACCCTGCGCGAGCTGTCCGGGCTCCCGGGGATCGGGGCCAGGAAGCTCGAGCTCTACGGCGAGGACGTGCTGGCCGCCGTCAGCGGCTGA
- a CDS encoding YlbL family protein, giving the protein MTRRIAVLTAGVVLLVLFGILGTTLPVPYVAQVPGPTFNTLGDIDGEAIISIEGRDRDEIEGNLTLTTVGVSRGGLSLVQAVHGWFDDEVSIVPEESVYPPDRSEAETRRLNREAFLTSEQAAQTVALGRLGYPVKVVVQGFAEDSPSEGVLEEGDAIEAIDGRPTPDTEALDEVLTSIPGGSTVTVSYTRLGEPGTATVTTRSAEEGTGSLLGITILEQPAAPFDVDIQVEDVGGPSAGLMLTLGILDLVGDDDLTGGAVIAGTGTIDIDGNVGAIGGIPLKMVAATDIGAELFLVPEGNCAEAAAAPDPGFPLARVATLDDALEALADFEAGRTPETC; this is encoded by the coding sequence GTGACCCGCCGCATCGCCGTCCTGACCGCCGGTGTCGTGCTCCTGGTCCTCTTCGGGATCCTGGGGACGACGCTGCCGGTGCCCTACGTCGCGCAGGTGCCGGGGCCCACGTTCAACACCCTCGGCGACATCGACGGCGAGGCGATCATCAGCATCGAGGGCCGGGACCGTGACGAGATCGAGGGCAACCTGACCCTGACGACCGTCGGCGTGAGCCGGGGCGGTCTCAGCCTGGTGCAGGCCGTCCACGGCTGGTTCGACGACGAGGTGAGCATCGTCCCCGAGGAGTCGGTCTACCCGCCGGACCGCTCGGAGGCGGAGACCCGCCGGCTGAACCGCGAGGCGTTTCTCACCTCCGAGCAGGCGGCGCAGACCGTCGCACTGGGCCGGCTGGGCTACCCGGTGAAGGTCGTCGTCCAGGGGTTCGCCGAGGACTCGCCGTCGGAAGGAGTCCTCGAGGAGGGAGACGCCATCGAGGCGATCGACGGCAGACCCACCCCGGACACCGAGGCGCTCGACGAGGTCCTCACCTCGATTCCCGGCGGCTCGACGGTGACGGTGTCGTACACGCGCCTGGGGGAGCCCGGAACGGCGACGGTCACCACCCGGTCCGCGGAAGAGGGCACGGGTTCGCTGCTCGGCATCACGATCCTCGAGCAGCCGGCCGCGCCCTTCGACGTGGACATCCAGGTGGAGGACGTCGGTGGCCCCTCGGCCGGCCTGATGCTGACCCTGGGCATCCTCGACCTCGTCGGGGACGACGACCTGACCGGGGGAGCGGTGATCGCGGGAACCGGCACGATCGACATCGACGGCAACGTCGGCGCGATCGGCGGGATCCCGCTCAAGATGGTGGCCGCCACGGACATCGGCGCGGAACTCTTCCTCGTCCCGGAGGGCAACTGCGCCGAGGCCGCGGCGGCGCCCGACCCGGGGTTCCCGCTGGCCCGGGTCGCCACCCTCGACGACGCGCTGGAGGCACTGGCCGACTTCGAGGCCGGCCGCACACCGGAAACCTGCTGA
- a CDS encoding M48 family metallopeptidase, translated as MPAARPRRGAEDSTTGRDAGLPELAGGPPGMGVVEVRRSARRRRTVTAYREKGRTVVLIPAAFSPAEERRWVAQMVAKLQTREERRRRSLGGDDELMARARALSAAHLDGLAEPTSVRWVDNQNRRWGSCTPADGSIRLSGRLRSMPEYVVDYVLVHELVHLLEPGHDERFWAHVARYPRAERARGFLEGIELAASAGDADGDPAADLVD; from the coding sequence ATGCCGGCTGCCCGTCCACGCCGGGGTGCCGAGGACAGCACCACGGGTCGGGACGCCGGTCTGCCGGAGCTCGCCGGCGGTCCCCCCGGCATGGGTGTCGTGGAGGTGCGCCGCAGCGCGCGGCGCCGTCGGACGGTGACCGCCTACCGGGAGAAGGGGCGCACCGTCGTCCTGATCCCGGCCGCGTTCAGCCCGGCGGAGGAGCGGCGCTGGGTGGCGCAGATGGTGGCGAAGCTGCAGACCCGGGAGGAGCGGCGGCGCCGCTCGCTCGGCGGCGACGACGAGCTGATGGCCCGGGCCCGCGCGTTGTCGGCCGCCCACCTCGACGGGCTGGCCGAACCCACCAGCGTGCGGTGGGTGGACAACCAGAACCGCCGATGGGGTTCCTGCACCCCGGCCGATGGGAGCATCCGCCTGTCGGGCCGGTTGCGGTCGATGCCGGAGTACGTCGTCGACTACGTGCTCGTCCACGAGCTGGTGCACCTGCTCGAGCCGGGGCACGACGAGCGCTTCTGGGCGCACGTCGCCCGCTACCCCCGAGCGGAGCGGGCCCGTGGCTTCCTGGAGGGCATCGAGCTGGCCGCCTCGGCCGGCGACGCGGACGGGGACCCCGCGGCCGACCTCGTCGACTAG
- a CDS encoding ThiF family adenylyltransferase, translated as MSDSAHPLLPAATPLLHDGADGVQVGGVDARDGLVLGPDGADVVALLRGLDGRRAQRTVLGDAARDGLDPGMVAGVLDGLRAAGLLVDLDAGDLLAAAAGPAAAARTAPELPAAVARPGGWRARRQAVVVVEGATRVGTPLAAMLAASGVGRVTVRDPGLTAAGDAVVGGLSAADEGRPRALAAADAVRRASPLTDLRPLPSHAGADLVVLARPWAASDPLVAGIQRAGVPHLVATVRGETGVVGPLVVPGVTSCLHCADLHRRDADPRWPRLAAQLTAGEPPPSGSTITCLLTAATAALQVLAYLDGSAAPGVLEATVELRPPHLTPRMRRWPAHRGCHCGAGGDAVPTSGTGAPATRASDPATPPAGADGLRQGTMGG; from the coding sequence GTGAGTGACTCCGCACATCCCCTGCTCCCGGCCGCCACCCCCCTGCTGCACGACGGCGCCGACGGCGTGCAGGTGGGCGGCGTCGACGCGCGCGACGGCCTAGTGCTGGGCCCGGACGGAGCCGACGTGGTCGCCCTGCTGCGCGGGCTGGACGGACGGCGGGCCCAGCGGACCGTCCTGGGAGACGCCGCCCGGGACGGGCTCGATCCCGGCATGGTGGCGGGTGTCCTGGACGGCCTGCGGGCCGCCGGACTGCTCGTGGACCTGGACGCCGGTGACCTGCTGGCCGCGGCCGCCGGCCCCGCAGCCGCCGCGCGCACCGCTCCGGAGCTGCCTGCTGCGGTGGCGCGACCCGGCGGTTGGCGCGCACGGCGGCAGGCGGTGGTCGTGGTGGAAGGCGCCACGCGCGTGGGCACTCCCCTGGCGGCGATGCTGGCCGCGAGCGGCGTCGGCCGGGTGACCGTTCGCGATCCCGGGCTCACCGCGGCCGGGGACGCCGTCGTCGGGGGCCTGAGCGCCGCCGACGAGGGACGGCCGCGCGCGCTGGCCGCCGCGGACGCGGTGCGTCGCGCGAGCCCGCTCACCGACCTCCGGCCGCTGCCGTCGCACGCCGGCGCCGACCTGGTGGTCCTGGCCCGGCCGTGGGCCGCCTCCGATCCACTGGTGGCCGGGATCCAGCGCGCCGGAGTGCCCCATCTGGTGGCGACGGTCCGCGGCGAGACGGGCGTGGTCGGTCCGCTCGTCGTCCCCGGGGTGACCAGCTGCCTGCACTGCGCCGATCTGCACCGCCGTGACGCGGACCCACGCTGGCCGCGGCTGGCGGCTCAGCTGACGGCCGGCGAGCCACCGCCGAGCGGTTCCACGATCACCTGCCTGCTCACCGCCGCCACCGCGGCGCTGCAGGTGCTCGCCTATCTCGACGGCTCCGCGGCACCGGGGGTCCTGGAAGCCACCGTCGAGCTGCGCCCTCCTCACCTCACGCCACGGATGCGGCGCTGGCCGGCCCACCGCGGCTGCCACTGTGGTGCGGGTGGGGACGCCGTCCCCACGAGCGGGACCGGCGCTCCTGCCACCCGCGCGAGCGATCCGGCGACGCCTCCTGCGGGCGCAGACGGCCTCCGGCAGGGAACAATGGGCGGCTGA
- a CDS encoding ABC1 kinase family protein: MSDDGPVMPRGSVSRTARLASLPLGAAGRATLGLGKRLSGRDADAVAAELQQRTAEQLFAVLGQLKGGAMKLGQTLSVFEAAVPEEVAAPYREALVKLQEEAPPMPARTVHAVLAQQLGGSWRTRFAEFDDQPAAAASIGQVHRATWRDGRDVAVKIQYPGAATALMADLNQLARFARLFAALFPGMDVKPLIAELKARVVEELDYGLEADAQRAFAAAYAGDDQIRVPRVVASAPKVIVSEWLDGTPLSRVIADGTREQRDRAGHLLAVLHFSGPQRAGMLHADPHPGNFRLLPDGRLGVIDFGATARLPDGHPEPIGRLLRWALAGKADEVLADLRLEGFVRPSMEVDPQGVLDFVRPLMEPVASRHFHFTRAWMQEQAARIADPRNDASRLGRQLNLPPAYLLIHRVTIGSIGVLCQLDAAGDFRSVLEEWLPGFVE; this comes from the coding sequence GTGAGTGACGACGGACCGGTGATGCCGCGAGGCTCGGTCTCCCGGACCGCCCGGCTGGCCTCCCTCCCTCTCGGGGCCGCCGGCCGCGCCACCCTGGGCCTCGGCAAGCGGCTCTCCGGCCGTGACGCCGACGCCGTCGCCGCCGAGCTGCAGCAGCGGACGGCGGAGCAGCTGTTCGCTGTCCTGGGCCAGCTCAAGGGCGGGGCGATGAAGCTGGGCCAGACCCTCTCGGTGTTCGAGGCGGCGGTTCCCGAGGAAGTCGCGGCGCCCTACCGCGAGGCCCTCGTGAAGCTGCAGGAAGAGGCGCCCCCGATGCCGGCGCGCACCGTGCACGCGGTGCTCGCCCAGCAGCTCGGCGGAAGCTGGCGCACGCGGTTCGCCGAGTTCGACGACCAGCCGGCGGCGGCGGCCAGCATCGGCCAGGTCCACCGCGCGACCTGGCGCGACGGCCGGGACGTCGCCGTGAAGATCCAGTACCCCGGCGCGGCGACGGCGCTCATGGCCGACCTCAACCAGCTGGCCCGGTTCGCGCGCCTGTTCGCCGCCCTCTTCCCCGGCATGGACGTCAAGCCGCTGATCGCCGAGCTCAAGGCGCGCGTCGTCGAGGAACTGGACTACGGACTGGAGGCCGACGCGCAGCGGGCCTTCGCCGCCGCCTACGCCGGTGACGACCAGATCCGGGTCCCGCGCGTCGTGGCCAGCGCGCCGAAGGTCATCGTCTCCGAATGGCTGGACGGCACACCGCTCTCACGGGTCATCGCCGACGGCACCCGCGAGCAGCGCGACCGCGCCGGACACCTGCTGGCGGTGCTGCACTTCTCCGGTCCGCAGCGGGCGGGCATGCTGCACGCCGACCCACATCCGGGAAACTTCCGGTTGCTGCCCGACGGTCGGCTCGGCGTCATCGACTTCGGGGCCACCGCGCGGCTGCCGGACGGCCACCCGGAGCCGATCGGCCGGCTGCTGCGGTGGGCGCTGGCCGGCAAGGCCGACGAGGTGCTCGCCGACCTGCGTCTCGAGGGCTTCGTACGGCCGTCGATGGAGGTCGATCCCCAGGGGGTCCTCGACTTCGTCCGTCCCCTGATGGAGCCGGTCGCGTCCCGGCACTTCCACTTCACCCGGGCCTGGATGCAGGAGCAGGCCGCCCGCATCGCCGACCCGCGCAATGACGCCAGCCGGCTCGGCCGTCAGTTGAATCTGCCGCCGGCGTACCTGCTGATCCACCGGGTGACGATCGGCTCCATCGGGGTGCTCTGCCAGCTCGACGCCGCCGGCGACTTCCGGAGCGTCCTCGAGGAATGGCTCCCCGGCTTCGTCGAGTGA
- a CDS encoding WhiB family transcriptional regulator, translated as MQQTIAHPTSHRRPGLPWTGDFPPRRPTPLAPVPVRRPLPCRVEDPELWFAESPALLDQAKSLCGECPIRDACLAGALDRGEPWGVWGGEIFERGAVIARKRPRGRPRKVVAA; from the coding sequence GTGCAGCAGACGATCGCCCACCCGACGTCCCACCGCCGACCCGGGCTCCCCTGGACCGGGGACTTCCCGCCGAGACGACCCACGCCACTGGCTCCCGTGCCGGTACGGCGCCCCCTGCCGTGCCGAGTGGAGGACCCGGAGCTGTGGTTCGCCGAGAGCCCGGCCCTGCTCGACCAGGCCAAGAGCCTGTGCGGGGAGTGCCCGATCCGCGACGCCTGCCTGGCCGGCGCCCTGGACCGGGGCGAGCCGTGGGGTGTCTGGGGCGGCGAGATCTTCGAACGCGGCGCCGTCATCGCGCGGAAGCGCCCGCGGGGCCGTCCCCGCAAGGTCGTGGCCGCCTGA
- a CDS encoding uridine kinase: MAVDGPDAAAPERLTLAVAERLPALGRPSVVVPAGGFYRPASLRLEHGRTDPDARYTDWLDAGALTREVLGPVGPGGSGEYLPVLWDVVRDRAARARRRPAPDEGVLLVAGSLLQGVGLPFDVVVHLRMSPAARRRLTPPEQAWELPAFDRYDDEVDPAALADAVVLADHPDRPALVLAGRLAS, translated from the coding sequence GTGGCCGTCGACGGCCCGGACGCCGCCGCCCCGGAGCGCCTGACCCTCGCGGTGGCCGAGCGCCTGCCGGCTCTGGGTCGCCCGTCCGTGGTCGTCCCCGCCGGCGGCTTCTACCGGCCGGCCTCGTTGCGACTCGAGCACGGGCGGACCGATCCCGACGCCCGCTACACCGACTGGCTCGACGCCGGCGCCCTCACCCGCGAGGTGCTCGGCCCGGTGGGCCCCGGCGGTTCCGGGGAGTACCTGCCGGTCCTGTGGGACGTCGTCCGCGACCGGGCGGCCCGGGCGCGGCGCCGCCCGGCTCCGGACGAGGGTGTGCTGCTGGTGGCCGGCTCGCTGCTGCAGGGCGTCGGGCTGCCCTTCGACGTCGTGGTGCACCTGCGGATGTCCCCGGCGGCGCGGCGGCGGCTGACCCCACCGGAGCAGGCGTGGGAGCTCCCGGCCTTCGACCGCTACGACGACGAGGTGGACCCGGCGGCGCTCGCGGACGCCGTGGTGCTGGCCGACCACCCCGACCGTCCGGCGCTGGTGCTGGCCGGGCGCCTCGCTAGCTGA
- a CDS encoding DUF5679 domain-containing protein gives MAESYNGYCVKCKEKRDFDGEVKVSESGRRMAQGTCPVCGTKMNRILGKA, from the coding sequence GTGGCTGAGAGCTACAACGGCTACTGCGTGAAGTGCAAGGAGAAGCGCGACTTCGACGGCGAGGTCAAGGTCAGCGAGTCCGGCCGTCGCATGGCGCAGGGAACCTGCCCGGTCTGCGGCACCAAGATGAACCGGATCCTCGGCAAGGCCTGA
- a CDS encoding mycoredoxin has product MTSTPTALVTMYTTDWCGYCVRLKKLMQREGIPFAEVNIEHDAQAAELVMKANGGNRTVPTLLFADGAALTNPTIDQVKAQLGPQPEA; this is encoded by the coding sequence ATGACCTCGACCCCCACGGCCCTCGTGACCATGTACACCACCGACTGGTGTGGCTACTGCGTGCGGCTCAAGAAGCTCATGCAGCGCGAGGGGATCCCGTTCGCCGAGGTCAACATCGAGCACGACGCGCAGGCGGCGGAGCTCGTCATGAAGGCCAACGGTGGCAACCGCACCGTGCCGACCCTGCTGTTCGCCGACGGCGCCGCGCTCACCAATCCCACCATCGACCAGGTGAAGGCCCAGCTGGGCCCCCAGCCGGAGGCGTGA